The Nitrospirae bacterium YQR-1 genome has a segment encoding these proteins:
- a CDS encoding cyclic nucleotide-binding domain-containing protein yields MEKSNFSYLLRRLYEEIKSSDVDEAYETFMLILDLVFIDKNVPRFFQELLDKNTLRMFDDISLVKFNPKTTICKEGDHDDKMFIIVNGKVRISKKKVKSKGPVIPIPPVLLNHLITSMLAGSTKTLSTLSVGDFFGESALFSAKPMAVSAIAETEVEVMVITGKSLQKAMSIKPNLRSLLREYYVSRLDSMLDSLQKEQSMVQSCAFGALMGTVIPEEESTFSGTSSMLKADTGTVMDNFQGQYCFTLTHSSPVETGLEKVKKLYAENRKADAALLYLTLSRLFFEDFAAIAANSFILRVLNNPKIKNIKLLSPVLDKAQLLLQMKSTETQKTDETEYHMNFLALFNDLLQRKLDKAKQLNYERGKTIVKYGDKSDSIFVIKTGSVKVYPLGVMSDGEQQQSKVITIGKGEIFGEFAFFTRKPRSATIIADEDTSLYELKRPLVMEMVKEYPEVLSFFQKTYQTGIKNLIKEADAIKEYYKSDLSL; encoded by the coding sequence ATGGAAAAAAGTAATTTCAGTTATTTGCTCAGGCGTCTGTATGAGGAGATTAAATCATCAGACGTGGATGAGGCGTATGAGACGTTTATGCTTATATTGGACCTAGTGTTTATAGATAAAAACGTTCCGAGATTTTTTCAGGAATTGCTTGATAAAAACACACTAAGGATGTTTGATGATATAAGTTTGGTTAAATTTAATCCCAAAACTACAATATGCAAAGAGGGTGACCATGACGACAAGATGTTTATAATAGTCAACGGGAAGGTACGCATATCCAAAAAGAAGGTTAAATCAAAGGGCCCTGTAATTCCTATACCTCCTGTTTTACTAAACCATCTGATTACCTCTATGCTTGCCGGCAGCACTAAGACGTTGTCCACTCTTTCTGTCGGTGATTTTTTTGGTGAGTCGGCGTTGTTTTCAGCAAAGCCTATGGCGGTCAGCGCCATTGCAGAGACTGAGGTAGAGGTTATGGTAATAACCGGTAAATCGCTCCAAAAGGCAATGAGTATAAAGCCTAATCTGCGCTCTTTGCTCAGGGAATATTACGTGTCAAGACTTGATTCCATGTTGGATTCCCTGCAAAAAGAACAGAGTATGGTTCAGTCGTGTGCCTTTGGGGCACTGATGGGGACGGTAATACCTGAAGAAGAAAGTACCTTTTCAGGCACTTCATCGATGTTAAAGGCTGATACAGGGACGGTGATGGATAATTTTCAGGGACAGTACTGTTTTACTCTGACACACAGCAGTCCTGTAGAGACAGGGCTGGAGAAAGTAAAAAAGCTCTATGCCGAGAACCGGAAAGCAGATGCCGCCTTGTTATATCTAACACTCTCACGTCTGTTTTTTGAAGACTTTGCAGCCATTGCCGCCAACTCATTTATCTTAAGAGTATTAAATAATCCTAAAATTAAAAATATAAAATTACTCTCTCCTGTCCTGGATAAAGCTCAGCTCTTATTGCAGATGAAATCCACTGAGACACAAAAAACTGATGAGACCGAATATCACATGAATTTCCTTGCGCTTTTTAATGATTTGCTGCAAAGAAAACTCGATAAGGCAAAACAGTTGAACTATGAGCGGGGCAAAACAATTGTAAAATACGGGGATAAGTCCGACTCCATATTTGTAATCAAAACCGGATCGGTTAAGGTTTATCCTTTGGGGGTTATGTCTGATGGTGAACAACAGCAAAGTAAGGTTATCACTATCGGTAAAGGGGAAATATTCGGGGAGTTTGCCTTTTTTACCAGAAAGCCCCGCTCCGCCACCATTATAGCTGACGAGGATACGTCACTTTATGAGTTAAAGAGGCCCCTTGTTATGGAAATGGTTAAAGAGTATCCTGAAGTCCTTTCATTTTTTCAGAAAACATATCAGACAGGAATCAAGAATCTGATTAAAGAGGCCGATGCCATTAAGGAGTATTACAAGAGTGATCTGTCTTTATAG
- the murJ gene encoding murein biosynthesis integral membrane protein MurJ, translated as MPEHSDKGITTAVTELSSSGKIARSAFSMSAATLISRVLGFVRDMLVARVLGATDLSDSFFVAFRIPNLLRELFAEGSMSSGLIPVLTEIRTKEGDAEAALVVRKAFTFVIIFIGLFCALGTFFAPQIVTAIAPGFLQNTEKFKATVMLTRIMFPFLLCVSLAALVMGALNTKKVFFIPALASAWFNIAIIAAIVVLAAIKISPAVAVAIGVTLGGVVQLLWQLPAFFKCRYSLKPSFGFNHPGLKHMGKLILPATVGTAVSQVNIFISTILASFLPVGSITYLYYSMRLIQFPVGVFGVAVGMAALPALSEHAVKKDFTALAGDFAFSLKLLFAVTVPAMIGLIALSGPIVSVLFEHGQFGREAVKGTSTALICYSLGIWAMVGVRVLTSSFYSLQDTKTPVKSAAFSLSLNVLLSVILMGPFSYAGLALANAGASVFNFSMLFFLLKRRLSDVDFKGIAVSFGKTLAASVIMGVFGYFLTAACEGFTVKGTMIKAGVLFTAIAICSAVYFGSALLFRSDEIRYFLKTLKRRLRKK; from the coding sequence TTGCCAGAGCACTCTGACAAGGGTATTACAACAGCAGTTACGGAGCTCTCATCATCAGGTAAAATAGCCCGCAGTGCATTTTCGATGTCGGCGGCTACCTTAATCAGCAGAGTGTTGGGCTTTGTGCGTGATATGCTTGTTGCCAGAGTGCTTGGAGCTACAGACCTTTCCGACTCCTTTTTTGTCGCCTTTAGAATCCCCAACCTGCTTCGTGAACTCTTTGCCGAGGGCTCCATGTCCTCAGGGTTGATTCCGGTTCTTACTGAAATCAGGACTAAGGAAGGAGACGCTGAAGCCGCCCTGGTGGTTAGAAAGGCTTTTACATTTGTAATTATATTTATAGGTCTTTTCTGTGCTCTGGGAACTTTCTTTGCACCTCAGATTGTGACTGCCATAGCACCCGGGTTTTTGCAAAATACGGAAAAGTTTAAGGCCACGGTTATGCTTACACGGATAATGTTTCCCTTTTTACTCTGTGTAAGTCTTGCCGCCCTTGTGATGGGAGCACTTAACACTAAAAAGGTTTTTTTTATTCCCGCCCTTGCCTCAGCCTGGTTTAACATAGCAATAATAGCCGCAATTGTAGTCCTTGCGGCCATCAAAATATCACCTGCCGTGGCGGTGGCCATCGGTGTTACCCTTGGAGGTGTAGTACAATTGCTGTGGCAGCTGCCGGCATTTTTTAAATGCCGGTATAGCCTTAAACCGAGCTTTGGTTTTAACCATCCCGGGTTAAAACACATGGGCAAACTGATCTTACCGGCAACAGTGGGAACCGCCGTCTCACAGGTAAACATTTTTATAAGCACCATTTTGGCCTCGTTTCTGCCTGTGGGCAGCATAACCTATTTATACTATTCAATGAGACTTATTCAGTTTCCGGTAGGGGTGTTTGGTGTGGCAGTGGGCATGGCTGCCCTTCCGGCGCTTTCCGAACATGCGGTGAAAAAAGATTTTACAGCGCTTGCCGGCGATTTTGCTTTTTCCCTTAAACTCCTGTTTGCCGTAACCGTTCCTGCCATGATTGGCCTGATAGCCCTCTCCGGACCGATAGTGTCGGTTTTATTTGAACACGGACAGTTTGGCAGGGAGGCTGTAAAAGGAACCTCAACGGCACTCATTTGCTACTCCCTGGGGATATGGGCAATGGTGGGAGTCAGGGTGCTTACCTCATCTTTTTACTCCCTTCAGGATACTAAAACTCCGGTTAAGTCCGCCGCCTTTTCCCTGAGTCTTAATGTGTTGCTGAGTGTGATTTTAATGGGACCTTTTAGTTATGCAGGGCTTGCACTGGCAAATGCCGGGGCCTCAGTGTTTAATTTCTCAATGTTGTTTTTTTTGTTGAAGAGACGCCTTTCAGATGTTGACTTTAAAGGGATAGCGGTTTCATTTGGAAAAACCCTTGCAGCATCAGTTATAATGGGGGTGTTTGGGTACTTTCTGACGGCTGCGTGTGAAGGATTTACTGTAAAGGGCACTATGATTAAAGCAGGGGTTCTCTTTACTGCTATAGCCATATGCTCGGCGGTTTATTTTGGTTCGGCACTTTTGTTTAGAAGCGATGAAATCAGATATTTTTTAAAAACATTGAAACGCAGGCTGAGAAAAAAATGA
- a CDS encoding M20 family metallopeptidase yields MKVSTELFEWMRAIRRTIHRTPELGFKEYETSALICSKLRELGLDYTGGVAITGVLGRLSTQLGAKTVAVRADMDALPVFEETGLEFASCVPGVMHACGHDGHVAIALGAAALLKENPPSGNVLFIFQPDEEGTGGAKPMVEAGVLNGVSAVFGGHLDLHYKTGEIAMKPGINTAFTNGFGVEITGRGGHAARPQEAIDSVLIACQMVMQMQTIVSRMIDPLMPAVVTIGKIAGGTVNNAIAESAVINGTIRTIDSTTRETIFNKLHLLAESLSAFYNAGIQVNIHSGYPSVVNDPGMYDIAKAAAALTVGRENIEEYPNPSMGGEDFAFFTEKIPGCFVRYGAKSSVSEHAGCAHSSRFDFDETAMIVAAEFLANAVTLALRTLSEDNNY; encoded by the coding sequence ATGAAAGTAAGCACAGAGCTGTTTGAGTGGATGCGGGCAATCAGGCGCACAATTCACAGAACCCCTGAGCTGGGCTTTAAGGAATATGAAACCAGCGCACTTATTTGCAGTAAGCTGCGGGAGCTGGGGCTTGATTACACCGGTGGTGTGGCCATAACCGGTGTGCTGGGAAGGCTCTCAACACAGCTGGGCGCTAAAACTGTAGCAGTTAGAGCCGACATGGACGCCTTACCGGTATTTGAGGAAACCGGACTTGAGTTTGCATCATGTGTGCCTGGGGTAATGCACGCCTGCGGGCATGACGGGCATGTAGCAATAGCGCTGGGGGCGGCGGCTCTGTTAAAAGAAAACCCTCCGTCGGGTAATGTGCTGTTTATTTTTCAACCGGATGAGGAGGGCACAGGTGGGGCAAAGCCTATGGTTGAGGCGGGAGTGCTTAACGGGGTAAGCGCCGTCTTTGGCGGCCATCTGGATTTGCACTACAAAACCGGAGAGATCGCCATGAAGCCCGGCATAAACACGGCTTTTACAAACGGCTTTGGCGTTGAAATAACAGGCAGGGGCGGCCATGCGGCAAGACCACAGGAGGCGATTGATTCCGTGCTGATAGCCTGCCAAATGGTTATGCAGATGCAGACCATAGTTTCAAGAATGATTGACCCCCTGATGCCTGCTGTTGTCACTATAGGTAAAATTGCAGGGGGCACGGTTAATAACGCCATAGCGGAAAGTGCTGTTATTAACGGCACAATCAGAACCATCGACAGTACAACTCGTGAGACGATTTTTAATAAGTTACATTTGCTTGCAGAGAGTCTTTCGGCTTTTTACAATGCCGGCATACAGGTAAACATTCACAGCGGGTATCCATCTGTGGTCAATGACCCCGGCATGTATGATATAGCAAAAGCCGCTGCAGCGTTGACCGTTGGCAGGGAAAACATTGAGGAGTATCCAAACCCCTCTATGGGCGGTGAGGATTTTGCTTTTTTTACCGAAAAAATCCCGGGCTGTTTTGTCCGCTACGGGGCAAAAAGCAGTGTCAGTGAACATGCCGGTTGCGCCCACAGCAGCCGGTTTGACTTTGATGAAACCGCTATGATTGTTGCCGCCGAATTTTTAGCAAATGCCGTTACACTTGCTTTGAGAACACTCTCTGAGGACAATAACTATTAA
- a CDS encoding aspartate kinase, with product MLIVQKYGGTSVKNKERIMAVAERAVRTKREGHDVVLIVSAMSGETDRLINLAHEINSAPSSRDMDMLLSSGERISAALTAIAIESLGERAVSLSGRQVGIVTTGEHTRAKIEKVEAVRVLVALKEGRIPVIAGFQGITDTGEDVTTLGRGGSDLSAVAVAAAVKADLCEIYTDVDGVYTTDPNVVKNARKLAKISYDEMLELASLGAKVLQTRSVEYAKKYDVPVVVRSSFNEVPGTLVIKEDSEMEKVVVSGVAYDKNQVKLTICGVPERPGIASTLFTEIADAGIVVDMIVQNISIDGKSADISFTVPKTDAKAAKMLTEKVAGELNAAGVVLNDNISKISIIGAGMRTHSGAAAKMFQTLSSNNINIMMISTSEIKISCVIDAKYTELAVRELHDAFELAGV from the coding sequence ATGTTAATAGTGCAGAAGTACGGAGGAACATCCGTAAAGAATAAGGAAAGAATCATGGCGGTGGCTGAGCGTGCCGTCAGAACAAAGCGTGAGGGTCATGACGTTGTGTTAATTGTCTCCGCCATGTCAGGGGAAACGGACAGACTGATAAACCTGGCACACGAGATAAACTCAGCCCCCTCAAGCCGTGACATGGACATGCTGCTCTCAAGCGGGGAACGCATAAGCGCCGCTCTGACAGCCATTGCTATAGAGTCACTGGGAGAGAGAGCCGTGTCGCTTTCAGGCAGACAGGTTGGCATTGTCACAACCGGTGAGCATACAAGGGCAAAGATAGAAAAAGTGGAGGCAGTGAGGGTTTTGGTGGCTCTTAAGGAAGGGCGAATACCTGTGATAGCGGGCTTTCAGGGCATTACCGACACAGGAGAGGATGTTACAACCCTGGGCCGCGGCGGCTCCGACCTTAGTGCCGTAGCAGTGGCCGCCGCTGTTAAGGCTGACCTTTGCGAAATATATACCGATGTTGACGGCGTTTATACGACTGACCCTAATGTTGTTAAAAATGCAAGGAAACTGGCCAAAATCTCATATGATGAAATGCTGGAACTGGCAAGCCTTGGCGCTAAGGTACTTCAGACAAGGTCCGTGGAATATGCAAAAAAATATGATGTGCCGGTAGTGGTGCGTTCAAGTTTTAATGAGGTGCCAGGCACTTTAGTAATAAAGGAGGACAGTGAGATGGAAAAGGTAGTGGTCTCCGGTGTGGCCTATGACAAAAACCAGGTTAAACTAACCATATGCGGAGTGCCGGAAAGACCGGGTATTGCTTCCACTCTGTTTACTGAAATAGCTGATGCGGGCATTGTAGTTGACATGATAGTGCAAAATATAAGCATAGACGGTAAATCCGCCGATATCTCTTTCACAGTGCCAAAGACGGACGCTAAAGCGGCAAAGATGTTGACGGAAAAGGTGGCCGGAGAGCTAAACGCTGCAGGGGTAGTGTTAAACGACAATATATCTAAGATTTCCATTATTGGCGCAGGGATGAGAACCCACTCGGGAGCTGCGGCAAAAATGTTTCAAACCCTCTCTTCAAACAATATAAACATCATGATGATAAGCACATCGGAGATAAAAATATCCTGTGTGATAGACGCTAAATACACGGAGCTTGCCGTCAGAGAACTCCACGACGCCTTTGAACTAGCTGGTGTATGA
- a CDS encoding cofactor-independent phosphoglycerate mutase, which produces MKYIVLIGDGMADRPIDSLGGLTPLMKAHTPNMDMLAARGTVGGVQTVPESLPPGSDVANLSILGYDPKLYYTGRAPFEALSMGIDLDPTDVAYRCNLVTLKTVEGQIIMEDYSSGHITTEEGKALIGAMAASVTSKGDIKFYPGISYRHLMVWENGQTDINCTPPHDITGKPVADFLPSGQNADVLHNLMNASVDILKAQEVNKRRVENGKRPATSIWLWGQGKRPAVPLFKEKYKLNGALISAVDLTRGIGVAAGLKIIQVPGITGYLDTNYEGKAAYGAEALNETDFVYIHVEAPDEAGHTGNLEDKIRAIEDFDKYIVGGVLDKLKDKFDYRILIMPDHATPISIKTHSREPVPFIIYDSTKKIAGPVKTYDENITTTPGTMFISSGHTLMDYFINGCVCYI; this is translated from the coding sequence ATGAAATATATAGTGCTGATAGGAGACGGGATGGCCGACAGGCCGATAGATTCCCTTGGTGGGCTTACGCCGCTTATGAAAGCGCATACGCCAAATATGGATATGCTTGCCGCAAGGGGTACGGTTGGCGGTGTTCAGACAGTGCCGGAGAGTCTGCCTCCAGGCTCTGATGTGGCTAATTTAAGTATTCTGGGTTATGACCCAAAACTCTACTACACGGGCAGGGCTCCGTTTGAGGCCCTCAGCATGGGCATTGACCTTGACCCGACCGATGTTGCCTACCGCTGTAATCTGGTTACATTAAAAACCGTAGAGGGGCAAATCATCATGGAAGACTACAGCTCCGGACACATAACAACTGAAGAGGGAAAGGCTCTCATTGGGGCGATGGCGGCATCCGTCACCTCTAAAGGGGATATCAAATTTTATCCAGGCATAAGCTACCGTCATCTTATGGTCTGGGAAAACGGACAAACTGACATTAACTGCACACCGCCTCATGATATAACCGGCAAACCGGTAGCAGATTTTTTGCCCTCAGGACAAAACGCCGATGTACTGCACAACCTTATGAATGCCTCGGTTGATATATTAAAGGCGCAAGAGGTAAATAAACGCAGAGTGGAAAACGGTAAAAGACCGGCCACAAGCATATGGCTTTGGGGGCAGGGAAAGCGTCCTGCCGTACCGCTTTTTAAGGAAAAATATAAACTAAACGGAGCGCTCATAAGCGCCGTTGACTTAACAAGAGGAATTGGTGTAGCAGCAGGTTTAAAAATAATCCAGGTGCCCGGTATAACCGGCTATCTGGATACCAATTATGAGGGCAAGGCCGCATACGGAGCTGAGGCTCTTAATGAGACCGACTTTGTTTATATCCACGTAGAGGCCCCGGATGAAGCAGGGCACACCGGGAATCTGGAAGATAAAATCCGTGCAATCGAGGATTTTGATAAATACATAGTTGGCGGTGTGTTGGATAAATTAAAAGACAAATTCGATTACAGGATATTAATAATGCCAGACCATGCAACCCCGATAAGCATAAAAACCCACAGCCGCGAGCCGGTGCCTTTTATTATTTATGACTCTACAAAGAAAATAGCCGGTCCGGTTAAAACCTACGATGAAAATATAACCACAACCCCGGGGACTATGTTTATATCCTCCGGGCACACGCTTATGGATTACTTTATCAACGGTTGTGTGTGCTACATTTAA
- the thrC gene encoding threonine synthase yields MSLDADGGTMPVKSTWNGLIEKYREYLPVSGKTPVITLNEGNTPLIPAKNLCKKIGLEADLYFKFDGLNPTGSFKDRGMTVAISKAVEEGCRAVICASTGNTSASAAAFAARAGISAIVIIPEGKIAMGKLAQAIIHGSVVLQIKGNFDDALTIVKDVVTKYPITLVNSINPYRLEGQKTAAFEVCDQMSTAPMYHILPVGNAGNITAYWRGYKEYKASGKINSLPRMIGFQAAGAAPIVLGKPIAKPETLASAIRIGNPASWRYAIEARDESGGLIDSVTDEEILEAYALVAKTEGVFCEPASAATIAGVMKLTRAGYFEQGASIVCTLTGNGLKDPDSVFKVAKDPLKVWSDMASVEEYIEKLL; encoded by the coding sequence ATGTCATTAGATGCAGACGGAGGTACTATGCCTGTAAAATCAACATGGAATGGACTAATTGAAAAATACAGGGAGTATCTGCCGGTTAGCGGGAAAACACCGGTTATCACACTTAATGAGGGAAACACTCCTCTAATACCGGCAAAAAACCTTTGTAAGAAAATAGGCCTTGAGGCTGATTTGTACTTTAAGTTTGACGGCCTTAATCCAACAGGTTCTTTTAAGGACAGGGGTATGACCGTTGCAATATCCAAAGCCGTGGAAGAGGGCTGCCGTGCCGTCATATGTGCTTCAACGGGCAACACATCCGCCTCCGCCGCAGCCTTTGCAGCAAGGGCAGGCATTAGTGCCATAGTGATTATCCCCGAGGGGAAAATAGCTATGGGCAAACTTGCTCAGGCTATTATTCACGGCTCCGTTGTGCTTCAGATTAAGGGAAACTTTGACGATGCACTCACTATAGTTAAAGACGTGGTTACAAAGTATCCTATAACGCTGGTTAATTCCATAAATCCGTACAGGCTGGAGGGCCAAAAAACTGCGGCTTTTGAGGTTTGCGACCAGATGTCGACAGCCCCCATGTATCACATCTTACCGGTAGGTAATGCAGGCAACATTACCGCCTACTGGAGAGGGTATAAGGAGTATAAAGCATCCGGCAAGATTAATTCTCTGCCCAGGATGATAGGGTTTCAGGCGGCAGGCGCCGCCCCTATAGTGCTGGGTAAGCCCATAGCAAAGCCGGAGACTCTGGCCTCAGCAATAAGGATTGGCAATCCGGCCAGTTGGCGGTATGCAATAGAGGCAAGGGACGAATCAGGCGGTCTCATTGACTCCGTCACGGATGAGGAAATACTGGAGGCATATGCGCTTGTGGCCAAAACAGAGGGAGTGTTCTGTGAACCAGCCTCCGCCGCAACCATTGCAGGAGTTATGAAACTAACCAGAGCAGGGTACTTTGAGCAGGGAGCATCCATCGTCTGCACTCTTACGGGAAACGGTCTTAAAGACCCGGATTCGGTATTTAAAGTGGCAAAAGACCCCCTCAAGGTGTGGTCTGATATGGCCTCTGTTGAGGAATATATTGAAAAGCTGTTATAG
- a CDS encoding NIL domain-containing protein: MKRRIKLTFPPDLIKEPIVFTVAKRFDITPNIRRARITETVGEMVLEIDGADELIEQAVAALREKGVEVELVEGDILQ; this comes from the coding sequence ATGAAAAGGCGTATAAAATTAACATTTCCCCCGGACCTTATAAAGGAGCCGATTGTTTTTACAGTAGCCAAACGCTTTGATATTACACCAAATATACGGAGGGCAAGGATTACCGAGACCGTGGGTGAAATGGTTCTTGAAATAGATGGTGCGGATGAGCTTATAGAGCAGGCGGTTGCCGCTCTGAGGGAAAAGGGTGTTGAGGTTGAGCTTGTGGAAGGAGACATTTTACAGTAA
- a CDS encoding MoaD/ThiS family protein: MAVKVRIPTPLQRLTEGKEVVEASAGTIISIVKELDATYAGIAERISEGSKIRRFVNVYVNEEDIRFLSAEETPVKDGDEVSIVPAIAGGCCRGHGA; this comes from the coding sequence ATGGCTGTCAAAGTGAGAATACCCACCCCGCTTCAGAGGCTCACAGAGGGGAAAGAGGTTGTGGAAGCCTCAGCCGGCACTATTATTAGCATAGTAAAGGAACTTGATGCCACATATGCGGGGATAGCCGAGAGGATTTCCGAGGGCAGTAAGATTCGCCGCTTTGTTAACGTATATGTTAATGAGGAGGATATCCGGTTTCTGAGTGCCGAGGAGACTCCGGTTAAGGATGGTGATGAGGTCTCCATAGTGCCTGCAATAGCCGGAGGGTGCTGCCGCGGCCACGGAGCTTAA
- the thrC gene encoding threonine synthase: MGYVSGLKCRECGREYQIDPIYVCEFCFGPLEAVYDYKKIKKVLDRKKILQRPANLWRYRELLPIDGDPQVGLDSGFTPLVEARNLGKALGIKSLYIKDDTVVHPTLSFKDRVVAVALTKAKEFGFDTVACASTGNLAHSVSAHGAKAGFKRFIFIPASLEASKIVASLVYEPNLVAVDGNYDDVNRLCSEIANKYKWAFVNINIRPFYAEGSKTLGFEIIEQLGWCAPDNVVVPCASGSLLTKVWKSFKEFHEIGILKKLETRVFAAQAEGCSPIVTALNNHTDAIRPVKPNTIAKSLAIGNPADGYYALKITQETHGGGAGVTDQEIIDGIMLLAKTEGIFAETAGGVTVAATKKLIEQGVIGKNETTVICVTGNGLKTQEALNGHMGEPHHIKPNMNSFEEVLKKIQKT; encoded by the coding sequence ATGGGATATGTTTCGGGGTTAAAATGCCGTGAGTGCGGAAGGGAATATCAGATAGACCCCATATACGTCTGTGAGTTTTGCTTTGGGCCTCTTGAGGCTGTTTACGATTATAAGAAAATAAAAAAAGTACTTGACCGTAAAAAAATACTGCAAAGACCTGCAAACCTATGGCGATACAGAGAGCTTCTGCCCATAGATGGAGACCCGCAGGTCGGGCTTGATTCCGGCTTCACCCCCCTTGTTGAGGCGAGGAATCTGGGTAAGGCACTGGGTATTAAATCCCTTTATATAAAAGATGACACGGTAGTACATCCAACGCTTTCTTTTAAAGACAGAGTCGTAGCCGTGGCTCTGACAAAAGCGAAGGAATTTGGTTTTGACACAGTTGCCTGTGCCTCAACAGGTAACCTTGCCCATTCGGTTTCAGCCCATGGCGCAAAGGCCGGATTTAAACGTTTTATATTCATCCCTGCCTCACTTGAGGCAAGTAAGATTGTCGCCTCACTCGTTTATGAACCTAATCTGGTGGCCGTTGACGGCAACTATGACGACGTTAACAGGCTTTGCAGCGAAATAGCCAATAAGTATAAATGGGCTTTCGTCAACATAAACATAAGGCCGTTTTATGCGGAAGGGTCTAAGACTCTGGGCTTTGAAATCATAGAGCAACTGGGATGGTGCGCTCCCGATAACGTGGTGGTGCCGTGTGCCAGCGGCTCTCTCTTAACAAAGGTATGGAAGAGCTTTAAGGAGTTTCACGAAATAGGAATACTGAAAAAACTGGAGACCCGTGTATTTGCAGCACAAGCCGAGGGTTGCAGCCCTATAGTTACAGCACTGAATAACCACACTGACGCTATCAGGCCGGTTAAACCCAACACTATAGCAAAGTCTTTAGCTATAGGTAATCCGGCTGACGGCTACTATGCCCTGAAGATAACGCAAGAGACACACGGAGGAGGAGCCGGTGTGACTGATCAGGAAATCATAGACGGCATTATGCTTTTAGCTAAAACCGAGGGTATCTTTGCCGAGACAGCCGGAGGTGTGACTGTGGCAGCCACAAAAAAACTCATTGAACAGGGTGTTATCGGGAAAAATGAAACCACCGTAATATGTGTAACAGGTAATGGGTTGAAAACCCAGGAGGCGTTAAACGGCCACATGGGTGAGCCCCATCACATAAAGCCAAATATGAATTCTTTTGAAGAAGTATTGAAAAAAATTCAAAAAACATAA
- a CDS encoding glycosyltransferase — MQKNKLAIIIPVFNEAENISGTVSEIEREVKTPHVIYIVYDDESDNTLPVVKELLKQGMPLELLKNPKKGACEAIKWGLKTAGGDYKLVTMADMSDDYSDVDAMCKLMDDGYDLVCGSRYCRGGKQIGGGLIKKTMSRTAGLTLKIFSGIPTYDATNSFKLYRSAMLDTFEIHSDGGFEIGLEIISKAHASGYKITEVPTTWKDREKGRSRFKIIQWLPKYLKWYYYALRH; from the coding sequence ATGCAAAAAAACAAGCTGGCTATAATAATACCGGTATTTAATGAGGCGGAAAATATATCAGGGACAGTTTCGGAGATTGAGCGTGAAGTTAAAACCCCCCATGTAATTTACATAGTTTATGACGATGAAAGTGACAACACACTTCCTGTGGTTAAAGAGCTGCTGAAGCAGGGAATGCCGCTTGAGTTGTTAAAGAACCCGAAAAAAGGAGCTTGTGAGGCAATCAAATGGGGATTAAAAACAGCGGGTGGTGACTACAAGCTTGTCACAATGGCGGATATGTCTGACGATTATAGTGATGTTGACGCTATGTGTAAGCTCATGGATGACGGCTATGATCTTGTCTGCGGCAGCAGGTACTGCAGGGGCGGCAAACAAATCGGGGGAGGCTTAATAAAGAAAACCATGTCACGCACCGCAGGGCTTACTCTGAAGATATTTTCGGGAATCCCTACGTATGACGCCACAAACAGTTTTAAGCTCTACCGAAGCGCCATGCTCGATACTTTTGAAATACATAGTGACGGAGGGTTTGAGATCGGGCTTGAGATAATATCAAAGGCACACGCCTCCGGATATAAAATAACCGAGGTTCCAACTACATGGAAGGACAGGGAAAAGGGCCGGTCAAGGTTTAAAATCATACAATGGCTGCCTAAATACCTGAAGTGGTACTATTACGCTCTCAGGCATTGA